The sequence AGGTCAGAACATCAAGCGCGGCATCTTCCGCGATTTCCCGCTTTATGCGCTGGATGCGAATAACCGCCGTACCAAGGTGGATTTCAACGTCGTTTCGGTGGAGCGCGATGGCGCGCCGGAAAACTGGCGCACCGAAACTATCGATGGCGGCATCCGCATCTATACCGGCAGCGCCGAGCGTTTTCTGCCGACCGGCGAGCATATCTTCCAGATCACCTACACCACCGCCCGGCAAATCCGTTATTTCAGCGATTATGACGAGCTGACCTGGAACGTCACCGGCAATGGCTGGCAGTTCCCGATGGGCGAGATTTCCGCGACCATCACTCTGCCGCAGGGCGTCAAGGCCATCGATACGGCCGTCTTCACCGGTCCGCTTGGCGCGAAAGGCAAGGATGCCCGCATCTTCAGCGAAGGCAACGAAGTCTTTTTCGCTTCCACCCGCCCGTTTTCGGTGGGTGAAGGTATGACGGTCGCCGTCAAACTGCCGAAGGGTGCCATTGCCGCGCCTGATACGACGCAGGAGGCGGGCTGGTGGCTGCGCGACAATCTGGCCATCCTGCTTTCGGGTGGCGGGCTTTTTGTCGTGCTGCTTTATTATCTGCGGGCGTGGTTCGCGGTCGGCCGTGATCCCGCCAAGGGCGTGGTGGTGCCGCGCTGGGATGCACCGGAGGGGCTTTCCCCGGCTTTGGTCAACTATGTCGATAATCGCGGCTTTTCGGGTGCCGGCTGGACGGCGCTATCCGCCTCGGCCCTTGATCTCGCGGTCAAAGGCTATGTCGTTCTGGAAGACCTGAAAAATTCCATCGTCATCCGCCGCACGGAAAAGGCAATCGCCGCCGATCTGCCGACCGGGCAGAAAACGCTGCTTTCCGCCATCGGCGGTGCGGGCAAGGTACTGACCATCGATAAGGCGCATGGGGCGGAAGTCGAAAAGGTCGGCACGCAGTTCCGCGCGGCGATAGAAAAGGAACATCGCGGCAAATATTACCGCAGCAATGCCGGTTACACCGTCTTCGGCATCTTCCTCAGCATCGCCCTCATCGTCGCGACGTTGATCTTCGGCGATCTCGATGAAAGCGCCATTGCCGCCGTCCTCGTCTTCGGCTTTTTCGCCTTCTTCTTCAGCATCCTGTCGATCGGTATTGGCCGGCAGTTCTCGCGCGGCGCACCGCTGCGCAAGCGGATTGGCGGCATCGTCATGCTGGCCTTTGCCGGTTTCGTGGCCTTTTCAGCCATTGGCGGCATCGCCACGCAAATCCTGCTGGATGTGACGCATGACACCAAGTCGCTGGCGCTGGCCGCCATCGGCGGCATCGTGCTCACCAATGCGCTGTTCCTGTTCCTGATGGGCGCGCCGACGCCGCTCGGCCGCAAACTGATGGACGGCATCGAAGGGCTTAGAACCTATCTGACGCTGGCGGAAAAAGACCGGATGAACATGGCCGGCGCGCCCGCCATGTCGCCGCAGCATTTCGAGACATTGCTGCCCTATGCCGTGGCGCTCGGCGTTGAAAAACCGTGGAGCCGCACCTTCGAGGCATGGCTTGCCACAGCCGCCGCCGGTGCCGCTGCTGCAAGTTATGCGCCCGGCTGGTATGCGGGCAGCAATTACGGCAGCTTTGGCGACAGGATCGGCGGTTTTTCCACCTCCATGGCCAATACCATCGCTTCCACCATTCCTCAGCCCGTCAGCTCGTCCGGCTCCAGCTTTTCGGGCGGTGGCGGCGGCGGTTTTTCCGGCTCCGGCGGCGGCGGCGGTGGCGGTGGCGGCTGGTAACGCCTGCCGGCGGTAATTTAACCGAATGCCGTGGTGACTTTTGCCGCGTTGCTTGCTAAGCCGACCGCTGTCGCTTTTCGCGGCATACATCGTCCGACAAAAGATACAAAGATAAAGTCCTTATCCCATGCCCGATCTTCTGCTTGAACTTCGCTCCGAGGAAATCCCCGCCCGCATGCAGCGCAAGGCGGCGGGCGATCTGAAGAAACTCGTCACCGATGCCTTGGTGGAGAGAGGGCTGACCTATGAGGGCGCGCGCGAATATTGGACGCCGCGCCGCCTGACGCTGGATATTCGCGGCCTCAACGCCCGCTCCGCCGATGTGCGCGAAGAAAAGAAGGGCCCGCGCACCGACGCCAATGAAAAGGCCATCGAAGGCTTTTTGCGCGGCGCCGGTCTCAATGATATCTCGGAAGCGCAGGTTGTTTCCGACCCGAAGAAGGGCGATTTCTACGTCGCCATCATCAACAAGCCCGGCCGCCCGGCGGAAGAGATCATCGCCGAGGTGATGCCCGGCATCATCCGCTCCTTCCCCTGGCCGAAATCCATGCGCTCCGGCCCGGCCTCCATGCCGAAGGGTTCCAGCTATGCCGGCATCGAAGGCAAGGGCTCGGAAAGCCTGCGCTGGGTGCGCCCGCTGCAATCCATCGTCTGCCTGTTCGGCCCCGAACATGACGAGACGCAGGTCATTCCTTTCGTGATTGACGGCATCGTCGCCGGCAATGTTACCTATGGCCACCGTTTCCATGCGCCCGGCCCGATCACCGTGCGCCGTTTCGAGGATTATGTCTCGAACCTCGAAAAGGCCAAGGTCATGCTCGATGCGGAGCGCCGCAAGGATATCATCCTGCACGACGCCAAGGATCTGGCCTTCGCCAACGGTCTCGATCTGGTCGAAGACGAAGGCCTGTTG comes from Rhizobium rhizogenes and encodes:
- a CDS encoding DUF2207 domain-containing protein, with the protein product MKTIAARFLALFVLLGAAFPAFAEEFIRSYHSVVDVAADGKLTVTETITARAEGQNIKRGIFRDFPLYALDANNRRTKVDFNVVSVERDGAPENWRTETIDGGIRIYTGSAERFLPTGEHIFQITYTTARQIRYFSDYDELTWNVTGNGWQFPMGEISATITLPQGVKAIDTAVFTGPLGAKGKDARIFSEGNEVFFASTRPFSVGEGMTVAVKLPKGAIAAPDTTQEAGWWLRDNLAILLSGGGLFVVLLYYLRAWFAVGRDPAKGVVVPRWDAPEGLSPALVNYVDNRGFSGAGWTALSASALDLAVKGYVVLEDLKNSIVIRRTEKAIAADLPTGQKTLLSAIGGAGKVLTIDKAHGAEVEKVGTQFRAAIEKEHRGKYYRSNAGYTVFGIFLSIALIVATLIFGDLDESAIAAVLVFGFFAFFFSILSIGIGRQFSRGAPLRKRIGGIVMLAFAGFVAFSAIGGIATQILLDVTHDTKSLALAAIGGIVLTNALFLFLMGAPTPLGRKLMDGIEGLRTYLTLAEKDRMNMAGAPAMSPQHFETLLPYAVALGVEKPWSRTFEAWLATAAAGAAAASYAPGWYAGSNYGSFGDRIGGFSTSMANTIASTIPQPVSSSGSSFSGGGGGGFSGSGGGGGGGGGW